A genomic stretch from Flavobacterium humidisoli includes:
- the pepE gene encoding dipeptidase PepE, with the protein MKSVIIASTSTLHGGNYLEYILPTLKTHFKNCKTILFIPYARPGGISHEEYTKKAAEAFASINIDVKGIHEFENPQDAVKNAEGIFTGGGNTFLLVTQLYKNNIMQLLSETVKNGTPYLGSSAGSNICGLSMQTTNDMPIIYPPSFQTLGLISFNLNPHYLDADLQSKHMGETRETRIKEFHAFNSIPVLGLREGSWLEVKGKKITLKGDLKARLFRQNQDPVELDPESDLSDLK; encoded by the coding sequence ATGAAAAGCGTTATTATTGCAAGCACTTCTACTTTACACGGAGGCAACTACTTAGAATATATTTTACCTACATTAAAAACACATTTTAAAAATTGTAAAACAATCTTATTCATTCCCTATGCGCGTCCTGGCGGAATTTCACATGAAGAGTACACCAAAAAAGCCGCAGAGGCTTTTGCAAGCATCAACATTGATGTTAAAGGAATTCATGAATTTGAAAATCCGCAAGATGCTGTAAAAAATGCAGAAGGAATTTTTACTGGTGGAGGCAACACGTTTTTACTAGTTACTCAGCTTTATAAAAATAATATTATGCAGTTACTTTCTGAAACTGTAAAAAATGGAACTCCTTATTTAGGATCAAGCGCAGGAAGCAACATTTGCGGTTTGTCAATGCAGACTACGAATGACATGCCTATCATTTATCCTCCAAGTTTTCAGACTTTAGGATTAATTTCATTCAACTTAAATCCACATTATTTAGATGCCGATTTACAATCTAAACACATGGGAGAAACTCGCGAAACAAGAATTAAAGAATTTCATGCATTCAATTCTATTCCGGTTTTAGGTTTAAGAGAAGGAAGCTGGTTAGAAGTTAAAGGAAAAAAAATTACATTAAAGGGAGATCTTAAAGCTCGTCTGTTCAGACAAAACCAAGATCCTGTTGAATTAGATCCAGAAAGCGACTTAAGCGATTTAAAGTAA
- a CDS encoding carboxypeptidase-like regulatory domain-containing protein, whose translation MFQKITCFLIVIAGQVCWSQSQDRSAFNGKVVSNTLDLEGIYVINAQTEETVTTNASGSFSILAKPNDVLVFSSISFREKRVMLKQEDFSNLNFTVNLSMIMYQLQEVVVKRYDNINAESLGITPMGQKKYTAAERKLQTATALNATANAGSMAGGSISADPLLNFFSGRTAMLKKEVAVEKKEFFMRLLENMFSLDHFIDRLKIPADYVKGFEYYAIENDKFTVILNSKNKTSTEFLLGELAVKYKEMIASEGK comes from the coding sequence TTGTTTCAGAAAATTACTTGTTTTTTAATTGTTATCGCGGGACAAGTTTGTTGGTCTCAAAGTCAAGATCGTTCTGCTTTCAATGGAAAAGTGGTTTCAAATACTTTAGATTTGGAAGGTATTTATGTGATTAACGCACAAACAGAAGAAACAGTAACAACAAATGCATCTGGATCTTTTTCAATCTTAGCAAAACCAAATGATGTTCTAGTTTTTTCTTCAATAAGCTTTAGGGAAAAAAGGGTTATGCTAAAACAAGAAGATTTTTCAAATCTTAATTTTACCGTTAATCTTAGTATGATTATGTATCAATTGCAAGAGGTCGTTGTAAAAAGGTATGATAATATTAATGCCGAAAGTTTGGGTATAACTCCAATGGGGCAAAAGAAATATACCGCAGCAGAACGTAAATTGCAAACGGCGACTGCATTAAATGCTACAGCAAATGCAGGATCAATGGCTGGAGGTTCTATTTCGGCAGATCCTTTGCTGAATTTCTTCTCAGGAAGAACAGCTATGCTTAAGAAAGAAGTTGCCGTTGAGAAAAAGGAATTTTTTATGAGACTTCTAGAAAATATGTTTAGTCTGGATCATTTTATTGACCGATTAAAAATTCCGGCAGATTATGTAAAAGGATTTGAATATTATGCTATTGAAAATGACAAGTTTACTGTGATTTTGAATTCTAAAAATAAAACTTCTACAGAATTTCTTTTAGGAGAATTGGCCGTAAAATATAAAGAAATGATTGCTAGTGAGGGTAAGTAA
- a CDS encoding carboxypeptidase-like regulatory domain-containing protein: MKLLVGRVQEQSTSIEGVNIINNATQAATVSDSDGNFSIAVHEGDVLVFSAVNLEPVKRRISVEDLIVSSLVIKMTAKEVELKEVIVNENANITAENLGIIPYGQKKYTPAERKVYTATSTSVDKLLNAISRRTAMLKKEVNVEKKEALFRKLEYLFEENYYTDRLKIPVDDIKGFQLFCVDDADFAVSLNTKNKTMSMFLITDLARKYLTILENEK; this comes from the coding sequence TTGAAGCTATTAGTGGGAAGAGTGCAAGAGCAATCGACTTCGATTGAAGGTGTTAATATTATAAATAATGCCACGCAAGCCGCTACAGTTTCAGATTCTGATGGTAATTTTTCCATTGCAGTGCATGAAGGGGATGTTTTGGTTTTTTCTGCTGTAAACTTAGAGCCTGTTAAACGCAGGATATCGGTAGAAGATTTGATTGTTAGCTCTTTAGTTATAAAAATGACGGCTAAGGAAGTGGAGTTAAAAGAAGTAATTGTCAATGAAAATGCAAATATAACTGCTGAGAATTTAGGAATTATTCCGTACGGCCAAAAAAAATATACGCCTGCAGAACGAAAAGTTTATACAGCAACTTCGACTTCTGTAGATAAGTTGTTAAATGCGATTTCGAGACGAACTGCGATGCTAAAAAAAGAGGTTAATGTAGAGAAAAAAGAAGCGCTTTTTAGAAAACTGGAATACCTTTTTGAGGAGAATTATTATACAGATAGATTGAAAATTCCAGTTGATGATATTAAAGGATTTCAATTATTTTGTGTGGATGATGCTGATTTTGCTGTATCTTTGAATACAAAAAACAAAACAATGAGTATGTTTTTAATCACAGATCTAGCAAGAAAATATCTAACAATTCTCGAAAATGAAAAATAA
- a CDS encoding DUF6702 family protein, translated as MKKKLIYPLLGVLFVLSSAFAFHKFYVGVFQINYVAEKKMLQITSRIFIDDLNNAMEKKYHKKTYVGTSKETPADVELLKKYLSEHFLIKVNGQSKAITFLSKEVEADDVLVCYSRIKDIDKFKTLEISNTILVDWNSEQQNITHISAFDTKRSVLFTESSRKELLKY; from the coding sequence ATGAAAAAAAAGTTAATTTATCCTTTGCTGGGAGTTTTATTTGTATTGTCTTCGGCATTTGCTTTTCATAAATTTTATGTAGGTGTTTTTCAGATAAATTATGTGGCAGAAAAGAAAATGCTGCAAATTACTTCCCGCATTTTTATTGATGATTTGAATAATGCAATGGAGAAAAAGTATCACAAAAAGACATATGTTGGTACAAGCAAGGAAACTCCGGCAGATGTTGAATTATTAAAAAAATATTTATCAGAACACTTTCTGATTAAAGTAAATGGGCAATCAAAAGCGATAACTTTTTTATCCAAAGAAGTCGAAGCTGATGATGTTTTGGTCTGTTATTCAAGAATTAAGGATATAGATAAGTTTAAAACACTTGAGATTTCAAATACGATTTTGGTAGATTGGAATTCAGAACAGCAAAACATTACACATATTTCAGCATTTGATACGAAAAGAAGTGTTCTTTTTACAGAATCTTCAAGGAAAGAATTGTTAAAATATTAA
- a CDS encoding M1 family metallopeptidase codes for MKKLSLLLLFPAMIVAQDKATTPTKQQGKYDTNKFSQMYDLLATPNMFRTASGAPGPAYYQQQADYKIDVELDDKNSKLSGSETITYTNNSPDSLEYLWVQLDQNQAKANTQTSLAESDKISQVLPLDGFSSKYLKKDLERGFNIEQVKDAKGSAMSYTINETMMRINLTSPLKPGEKISFSIKWWYNINNYRKEGGRSGYELFEKDGNKLYVIAQFYPRMAVYNDVEGWQNMQFWGSGEFALPFGNFDVNITVPADHVIDATGELMNRSEVFTAEQVKRYEQAQKSFDKPVVIVTQAEAEAAEKGFSEKKKTWKFSAKNVRDFGIASSRKFIYDAMAVKIGNRTVMAESVYPKEANPLWGETSTMVVAHTLKSYSSHTFDYPYPKAVSVSAEDQGMEYPMICWNYGRPDENGVTSREVKNGMIGVIIHEVGHTFFPMIVNSDERQWTWMDEGLNSFLEYLAEQELDPNFPSRRGPAKNIVPYMSGDQKFLEPIMSNSETIHQFGNNAYGKPATGLNILREVVMGRELFDHAFRTYANRWKFKHPTPEDFFRTMEDASAVDLDWFWRGWFYSTDFVDIGIKEVKQYYVSDTPTTDIKDVKVRKGRFGFEKGPFVYLVSGDNAEVSDSKKKALKVQDFKPLADYVDQTFTAEEKASIKSPKYFYEVEFNKPGGMIMPILVEITYEDGSKDNYKYPAQIWRKSNDTARKVYATTKAIKSIQIDPQLLTADIDVTNNSWPKVETKSKFD; via the coding sequence ATGAAAAAACTTTCATTATTATTACTTTTTCCTGCAATGATAGTGGCGCAGGATAAAGCAACAACACCAACCAAACAACAGGGAAAGTACGATACTAACAAGTTTAGCCAAATGTACGATTTGCTGGCAACACCAAACATGTTTCGTACGGCTTCTGGAGCTCCAGGACCTGCTTATTACCAACAGCAAGCAGATTACAAAATTGATGTTGAATTGGATGATAAAAATTCAAAATTAAGTGGATCTGAAACAATCACTTACACCAATAATTCGCCAGACAGTCTGGAGTATTTATGGGTACAATTAGATCAAAATCAAGCAAAAGCCAATACGCAGACTTCATTAGCAGAAAGCGATAAAATTAGTCAAGTTCTTCCACTTGATGGTTTTTCTTCTAAATATTTGAAAAAAGATTTAGAGCGCGGTTTTAATATTGAACAAGTTAAAGATGCTAAAGGAAGCGCAATGTCTTATACGATCAACGAAACCATGATGCGTATTAACTTGACTTCGCCATTAAAACCAGGAGAAAAAATTTCTTTCTCAATAAAATGGTGGTACAATATCAATAACTACAGAAAAGAAGGCGGTCGTTCAGGATATGAATTATTCGAGAAAGACGGAAATAAATTATATGTAATCGCGCAATTCTACCCAAGAATGGCAGTTTACAATGATGTTGAAGGATGGCAGAACATGCAGTTCTGGGGAAGCGGAGAGTTTGCTCTTCCTTTCGGAAACTTTGATGTAAATATTACAGTTCCTGCAGATCACGTGATCGATGCAACTGGTGAATTAATGAATAGAAGCGAAGTTTTTACTGCTGAACAAGTTAAAAGATATGAGCAAGCTCAAAAATCATTTGACAAACCCGTTGTTATTGTAACGCAGGCAGAAGCAGAAGCAGCTGAAAAAGGTTTTTCTGAAAAGAAAAAAACGTGGAAATTCAGCGCAAAAAATGTTCGTGATTTTGGAATTGCTTCTTCTAGAAAATTCATTTACGATGCAATGGCTGTGAAAATTGGAAACAGAACTGTTATGGCAGAATCTGTTTATCCAAAAGAAGCAAACCCATTGTGGGGAGAAACTTCAACAATGGTTGTGGCGCATACTTTAAAAAGCTATTCGTCTCATACTTTTGATTATCCTTATCCAAAAGCAGTTTCTGTTTCAGCAGAAGACCAAGGAATGGAATATCCAATGATTTGCTGGAATTATGGCCGTCCAGATGAAAACGGAGTGACAAGCAGAGAAGTGAAAAACGGAATGATTGGTGTTATTATTCATGAAGTTGGGCATACTTTCTTCCCAATGATTGTAAACTCAGATGAGCGCCAATGGACTTGGATGGATGAAGGGTTAAATTCATTTTTAGAGTATTTGGCAGAGCAGGAATTAGATCCAAATTTCCCTTCAAGAAGAGGACCAGCAAAAAACATCGTTCCTTATATGAGTGGAGATCAAAAGTTCTTAGAGCCAATTATGTCAAACTCTGAGACCATTCACCAATTTGGAAATAACGCTTACGGAAAACCAGCTACGGGTCTTAATATTTTGAGAGAAGTAGTTATGGGAAGAGAATTATTTGATCATGCATTCAGAACGTATGCAAACAGATGGAAGTTTAAGCACCCAACACCAGAAGATTTCTTTAGAACAATGGAAGATGCTTCGGCAGTAGATTTGGATTGGTTCTGGAGAGGATGGTTCTATTCGACAGATTTCGTAGATATCGGAATTAAAGAGGTAAAACAATATTACGTTTCAGATACACCAACTACAGATATTAAAGATGTAAAAGTTAGAAAAGGACGTTTTGGTTTTGAAAAAGGGCCTTTTGTTTACTTAGTTTCTGGAGATAATGCAGAAGTAAGCGACTCTAAGAAAAAAGCTTTAAAAGTGCAAGATTTCAAGCCTTTGGCAGATTATGTAGACCAGACTTTTACTGCTGAAGAAAAAGCTTCTATTAAATCTCCTAAATATTTCTACGAAGTAGAATTTAATAAGCCAGGCGGAATGATTATGCCAATTTTAGTTGAGATTACTTACGAAGATGGTTCTAAAGATAATTACAAATATCCAGCACAGATCTGGAGAAAAAGTAATGATACAGCTAGAAAAGTGTACGCTACTACAAAAGCAATTAAGAGCATTCAAATTGATCCACAATTGCTAACAGCAGATATTGATGTGACCAATAATTCTTGGCCAAAAGTAGAAACTAAGTCAAAATTTGACTAA
- a CDS encoding Sec-independent protein translocase subunit TatA/TatB codes for MFGIGGGELVFILFIVLMLFGSDKVPEIARTMGKAMAQLKNATNDIKSEIQKGAEANGLDAKSLNDITGNINAEIDNAKSNLLGDTGNLLGDTATEIEKVKEDIDTLSGPIKRQM; via the coding sequence ATGTTTGGTATAGGAGGAGGAGAATTAGTTTTCATACTGTTTATAGTGCTAATGCTTTTTGGTTCTGATAAAGTGCCTGAAATTGCACGTACAATGGGAAAGGCTATGGCTCAGTTAAAAAATGCAACTAATGATATTAAAAGTGAAATTCAGAAAGGAGCAGAGGCTAATGGTCTTGATGCGAAATCTTTGAATGATATTACTGGAAATATCAATGCAGAAATTGATAATGCAAAATCTAATTTGCTTGGAGATACAGGAAATCTTTTAGGAGACACTGCCACTGAAATCGAAAAAGTAAAAGAAGATATTGATACTCTTTCTGGACCTATTAAACGCCAAATGTAA
- a CDS encoding phosphatase PAP2 family protein, with the protein MLEKIQELDKDLLIFLNGLGSETYDKLWLIITNQLYWTPFFLLLFYLIYKKIGGKQTLYLLLFIAVLIAFTDQTCNLFKHTFQRLRPCNDPEVNTIIRVVQVRKSYSFFSGHAANTMAVATFLFLILKRYFKYFGFIFLWPLVFAYSRIYLGLHFPGDILTGYFFGALFGFLLYLVYRKLKPQYFPG; encoded by the coding sequence ATGCTTGAAAAAATACAGGAATTAGATAAAGATCTTTTAATCTTTCTTAACGGATTAGGTTCTGAAACATACGACAAATTATGGCTTATTATTACTAATCAATTGTATTGGACGCCATTTTTCCTATTGCTATTCTATCTTATTTATAAAAAAATAGGAGGAAAACAAACCCTGTATTTGTTGCTTTTTATAGCTGTTCTAATTGCTTTCACAGATCAGACCTGTAATTTATTCAAACACACTTTTCAGCGTTTGCGACCATGCAATGATCCGGAAGTAAACACAATTATTAGAGTGGTTCAGGTTAGAAAATCATATAGCTTTTTCTCTGGACATGCTGCCAACACTATGGCGGTTGCAACTTTCTTATTTTTGATTTTAAAACGCTATTTCAAATATTTCGGATTCATATTTCTGTGGCCTTTAGTTTTTGCTTACAGCCGAATTTATTTAGGATTGCATTTTCCAGGTGATATCCTTACCGGATATTTCTTCGGAGCACTTTTCGGATTTTTACTTTATTTAGTTTATAGAAAACTAAAACCACAGTATTTTCCAGGATAG
- a CDS encoding O-methyltransferase translates to MHFISQELEDYIEQHSENEPELLAKLNKETYQKILLPRMLSGHFQGRVLSMLSKLIRPVNILEIGTYTGYAALCLCEGMQENGQLHTIDIKEELVDFQRKYFDASPWGKQIFQHLGEAVNIIPDLDLKFDLVFIDADKENYLNYWEMIVPKMNKGGIILSDNVLWSGKILDPVHPNDVSTKVLLEYNQLLKDDPRVETVLLPIRDGLTVSRVL, encoded by the coding sequence ATGCATTTTATATCACAAGAATTAGAAGATTATATCGAACAGCATTCTGAAAATGAACCAGAATTGTTAGCTAAACTTAATAAAGAAACGTATCAGAAAATACTTTTGCCTAGAATGCTCAGCGGTCATTTTCAAGGACGTGTTTTAAGCATGTTGTCAAAATTGATTCGTCCGGTTAATATTCTTGAAATAGGAACTTATACGGGCTATGCTGCTTTGTGCTTATGTGAAGGAATGCAGGAAAATGGTCAATTACACACCATTGATATCAAAGAAGAATTGGTCGATTTTCAGAGAAAATATTTCGACGCATCTCCTTGGGGAAAACAGATTTTTCAGCATTTGGGTGAAGCCGTAAATATTATCCCAGATTTAGACTTAAAATTTGATTTGGTTTTTATTGATGCTGACAAAGAAAACTACCTGAATTACTGGGAAATGATTGTTCCAAAAATGAATAAGGGCGGTATTATTTTATCTGATAATGTTTTATGGAGCGGAAAAATACTTGATCCTGTTCATCCAAATGACGTTAGCACAAAAGTACTTTTAGAATACAATCAGCTTTTAAAAGACGACCCGAGAGTAGAAACGGTTTTATTACCAATTCGAGATGGGTTGACGGTTTCGAGAGTGCTGTAG
- a CDS encoding YceI family protein → MKTNKTKLFALVIAIFGITSFATAQKSYALDSKSTFSVAGTSTLHDWEMKSASGTGTATLNIASGKLTDIDALTVTLLAESVKSEKKSMDKVAYETLKTDKNKQIKYVLKSAEKVNETTWELTGTYTIAGVSKVYKTSVKTNVTANGLNMQGSNKITFADFGMKSPTAMLGTIKTGQDLTIKFNLNFNL, encoded by the coding sequence ATGAAAACTAATAAAACAAAATTATTCGCTCTTGTTATTGCAATTTTCGGAATTACCTCATTTGCGACAGCACAAAAATCATATGCCTTAGATAGTAAATCAACTTTTTCTGTAGCTGGCACATCTACACTTCACGACTGGGAGATGAAATCGGCGTCTGGAACTGGAACAGCAACTCTAAACATTGCTAGCGGAAAGCTAACTGACATTGATGCTCTAACCGTTACTCTATTGGCAGAAAGCGTAAAAAGTGAGAAAAAAAGCATGGATAAAGTGGCTTACGAAACGCTAAAAACGGATAAAAACAAGCAAATTAAATATGTTCTGAAATCTGCTGAAAAAGTAAACGAAACTACTTGGGAACTAACCGGTACTTACACCATTGCCGGAGTTAGCAAAGTTTACAAAACTTCTGTAAAAACGAATGTTACTGCAAATGGATTAAATATGCAGGGAAGTAACAAAATCACTTTTGCAGACTTCGGAATGAAATCGCCAACAGCAATGCTTGGAACAATAAAAACAGGTCAAGACCTGACTATAAAATTCAATTTAAACTTTAATTTATAA
- a CDS encoding YceI family protein, whose amino-acid sequence MKTIQSFLLTVIFTTIALQANAQKNYSVAANSTFEVAGTSTVHDWVMKSTEGTGMANLIIKDSKLATINSLRISLLAESLKSYKTSMDKVAYEALDTETHKNIEYVLKSAEKIDDNTWNLTGVYTIAGVSKEYKTQVKVTTSKGNIILQGSNQITFGDFEMTPPKAALGVVKAGKDLTVIFNIVLS is encoded by the coding sequence ATGAAAACAATTCAATCATTTTTACTGACAGTAATTTTTACAACAATAGCATTACAGGCAAATGCTCAAAAAAATTATAGTGTAGCTGCAAACTCAACTTTTGAAGTAGCAGGAACCTCTACAGTACACGACTGGGTAATGAAATCTACAGAAGGAACTGGAATGGCCAACTTAATAATTAAGGATTCTAAACTTGCTACAATAAATAGTTTAAGAATTTCATTATTGGCCGAAAGCTTAAAAAGCTATAAAACTAGTATGGACAAAGTAGCTTACGAAGCTTTGGATACCGAAACACACAAGAATATCGAATACGTTTTAAAATCTGCTGAAAAGATAGATGATAACACTTGGAACTTAACGGGAGTTTACACTATTGCTGGAGTAAGCAAAGAATACAAAACTCAAGTAAAAGTAACTACTAGTAAAGGAAATATTATTTTGCAAGGTTCCAACCAAATTACTTTTGGCGATTTTGAAATGACTCCTCCTAAAGCGGCTCTTGGAGTTGTTAAAGCAGGAAAAGATTTGACTGTTATTTTCAATATTGTTCTAAGTTAA
- the rlmN gene encoding 23S rRNA (adenine(2503)-C(2))-methyltransferase RlmN → MQMEKKDIRALSKDQLRDFFVENGDKAFRGNQVYEWLWSKGAHSFEDMTNVAKATRSMLENNFVINHIKVDTMQRSSDGTVKNAVRLHDGLVVESVLIPTETRTTACVSSQVGCSLDCNFCATARLKRMRNLEPGEIYDQVLAIDKESRLYYNHPLSNIVFMGMGEPLMNYNNVIKAIDMITSEEGLGMSPKRIMVSTSGIPKMIKKMADDDVKFKLAVSLHSAIDETRARIMPFSKNFPLKDLREALEYWYRKTKSKISYEYVVWKGINDDKASVDALVKFCKYVPCKVNLIEYNPIDDGEFQQASEESIMAYIKALENIGVVVKVRRSRGKDIDAACGQLANKEAEV, encoded by the coding sequence ATGCAAATGGAGAAAAAAGACATACGGGCCTTATCAAAAGATCAGCTTCGCGATTTTTTTGTTGAAAATGGAGATAAAGCGTTTCGCGGAAATCAGGTTTACGAATGGTTATGGAGCAAAGGGGCTCACAGTTTTGAAGACATGACAAATGTGGCAAAAGCTACAAGGTCTATGCTTGAAAATAACTTTGTTATCAATCATATTAAGGTTGATACAATGCAAAGAAGTAGTGATGGAACAGTAAAAAATGCTGTTAGACTTCATGACGGACTTGTGGTAGAGTCTGTTTTAATTCCGACAGAAACTAGAACTACAGCTTGTGTTTCTAGTCAAGTTGGTTGTAGTTTGGATTGTAATTTCTGTGCAACAGCAAGATTAAAAAGAATGCGAAATCTAGAACCTGGAGAAATCTATGATCAAGTTCTAGCTATTGATAAAGAGAGCCGTTTGTATTACAATCATCCGCTTTCTAATATTGTTTTTATGGGAATGGGAGAACCTTTAATGAACTATAATAATGTCATTAAAGCAATAGACATGATTACTTCAGAAGAAGGTTTAGGAATGTCTCCAAAACGAATTATGGTTTCGACTTCAGGAATTCCGAAGATGATAAAAAAAATGGCAGATGATGATGTGAAGTTTAAGCTGGCAGTTTCTCTGCACTCAGCTATAGACGAAACTCGCGCTCGCATTATGCCTTTCAGTAAAAACTTCCCTTTAAAAGATTTACGAGAAGCATTAGAATATTGGTATAGAAAAACCAAAAGTAAAATTTCTTACGAATATGTAGTTTGGAAAGGAATCAATGATGACAAAGCTTCGGTTGATGCTTTAGTTAAATTCTGTAAATATGTGCCTTGTAAAGTTAATTTGATTGAATACAATCCAATTGATGATGGCGAATTCCAGCAAGCTTCAGAAGAATCGATTATGGCTTATATAAAAGCGCTAGAAAATATCGGTGTTGTCGTAAAAGTAAGAAGAAGCCGAGGAAAAGACATCGATGCAGCCTGCGGCCAGTTAGCCAACAAAGAAGCAGAAGTATAA
- a CDS encoding polyprenyl synthetase family protein, protein MNITSQIKQPIFNEMELFEKKFHESMTSKVALLNRITYYIVNRKGKQMRPMFVFLTAKMVSGGTVNERTYRGASVIELIHTATLVHDDVVDDSNRRRGFFSINALWKNKIAVLVGDYLLSKGLLLSIDNGDFDLLRIISVAVREMSEGELLQIEKARRLDITEDVYYEIIRKKTATLIAACCALGAKAVIEDDIQVENMRKFGELIGMAFQIKDDLFDYSEEAIGKPTGIDIKEQKMTLPLIHVLNTCTPQEKKWLINSIKNHNKDKKRVKEVIAFVKDNNGLAYAENKMVEFQQEALSLLQNFEDSEYKDALTLMVNYVIERKK, encoded by the coding sequence ATGAATATTACGTCTCAAATAAAGCAGCCTATTTTTAACGAGATGGAACTTTTCGAAAAAAAGTTCCATGAATCGATGACTTCCAAGGTTGCATTACTAAACAGAATCACTTATTATATCGTAAACCGTAAAGGAAAACAAATGCGTCCGATGTTTGTTTTTCTTACTGCAAAAATGGTTTCTGGCGGTACTGTAAACGAAAGAACCTACCGCGGAGCTTCGGTAATTGAATTAATTCACACGGCAACTTTAGTACACGATGATGTGGTAGACGACAGTAATCGCCGTCGCGGATTCTTTTCAATCAATGCACTTTGGAAAAATAAAATTGCCGTTTTGGTTGGAGATTATTTATTGTCTAAAGGTTTATTGCTTTCTATTGATAATGGTGATTTTGATTTGCTGAGAATCATCTCTGTAGCCGTTCGCGAAATGAGCGAAGGAGAATTGTTGCAAATCGAAAAAGCAAGAAGACTTGATATTACCGAAGATGTTTATTACGAAATCATCAGAAAGAAAACTGCAACACTTATAGCGGCTTGTTGTGCGCTTGGCGCGAAAGCTGTAATTGAAGATGATATTCAGGTAGAAAACATGCGAAAGTTTGGTGAGCTGATCGGGATGGCTTTTCAAATCAAAGACGACTTATTCGACTATAGCGAAGAAGCTATCGGAAAACCAACCGGAATCGATATTAAAGAGCAAAAAATGACTTTGCCTTTAATTCATGTTTTAAATACCTGTACTCCGCAAGAAAAAAAGTGGCTGATAAACTCCATCAAAAACCACAACAAAGACAAAAAACGCGTAAAAGAAGTGATTGCCTTTGTAAAAGATAATAATGGTTTGGCTTACGCCGAAAATAAAATGGTCGAATTCCAACAGGAAGCGCTTTCTCTGCTTCAAAACTTCGAAGATTCTGAGTATAAAGATGCACTTACTTTGATGGTCAACTACGTTATTGAAAGAAAAAAATAA
- a CDS encoding RNA polymerase sigma factor — MKIIHLHQEETKIIQLAVENNRQAQQQIYSKFSSKMLSVCRQYIKDIQLAEDVMITAFMKVFTNLKNFEHKGSFEGWIRRIMVNECISYLRVQKKVKFAEDEFFVEESFNEIDSQFTVEQIQYLIDALPDGYKMVFNLYAIEGYKHNEIAKMLGINEGTSKSQLSHARKMLQTQITILKKQDNGTE; from the coding sequence ATGAAAATTATTCATTTACATCAAGAAGAAACCAAAATCATACAGTTGGCTGTCGAAAACAATCGTCAGGCACAACAACAGATTTACAGTAAGTTTTCTTCAAAAATGTTAAGTGTATGTCGCCAATATATAAAAGACATTCAATTGGCAGAAGATGTAATGATAACGGCTTTTATGAAAGTGTTTACCAATTTAAAAAACTTTGAACACAAAGGAAGTTTTGAAGGCTGGATCCGCCGAATTATGGTTAACGAATGCATTTCGTATTTAAGAGTTCAGAAAAAAGTAAAATTTGCCGAAGATGAATTTTTTGTAGAAGAAAGTTTTAACGAAATCGACAGCCAGTTTACAGTAGAACAGATTCAGTATTTAATTGATGCTTTGCCCGACGGCTATAAAATGGTTTTCAATTTATATGCGATTGAAGGTTACAAACACAATGAAATTGCCAAGATGTTAGGAATAAATGAAGGAACATCAAAATCGCAATTATCGCATGCCAGAAAGATGTTGCAAACGCAAATTACTATTTTAAAAAAACAAGATAATGGAACCGAATAA